The following proteins come from a genomic window of Pyxidicoccus sp. MSG2:
- the rsgA gene encoding ribosome small subunit-dependent GTPase A, producing the protein MSLESLGWNPALAHAFSDVLSQSSLPLVPGRVVRQARGLLSVQTSERVLLARTAGRLLHEAPDAQALPTIGDWVALQLSSGDGEALLHAVLPRRGVLVRREAGREREGQLIAANLDVVFLVAGQDDDFNPRRLERALALAWNSGAAPVVVLSKADLLGDVEARVQEVEALAPGVPVLALSAHTGEGVEALCAWLPAAKTGVLLGSSGVGKSTLVNRLLGEERLATQPVREDDSRGRHTTTHRELFVLSGGGLLIDGPGMRELGVWGDEEGVGQAFADILELAAGCRFTDCEHRSEPGCAVREAVAGGVLEAARLDSFEKLRREQAHQVRQTDPLARREHRRQLSTLIVSARKWGRAKRRGDS; encoded by the coding sequence GTGTCCCTCGAGTCTCTCGGCTGGAATCCAGCCCTCGCTCACGCCTTCTCCGACGTCCTCTCACAGTCCTCCCTTCCCCTCGTCCCCGGCCGCGTGGTGCGCCAGGCGCGCGGGCTGCTCTCCGTCCAGACTTCCGAGCGTGTCCTCCTCGCGCGTACCGCCGGGCGGCTCCTCCACGAGGCGCCCGACGCCCAGGCGCTGCCCACCATCGGCGACTGGGTGGCGCTCCAGCTCTCCTCCGGTGACGGCGAGGCGCTGCTCCACGCCGTGCTCCCACGCCGCGGCGTCCTCGTGCGCCGCGAGGCGGGCCGCGAGCGCGAGGGCCAGCTCATCGCGGCCAACCTGGACGTGGTGTTCCTGGTGGCCGGGCAGGACGACGACTTCAATCCCCGCCGCCTCGAGCGGGCGCTCGCCCTGGCCTGGAACAGCGGCGCGGCGCCCGTGGTGGTGCTCAGCAAGGCGGACCTCCTGGGCGACGTGGAGGCGCGCGTCCAGGAGGTGGAGGCGCTCGCCCCCGGCGTGCCCGTGCTGGCCCTGAGCGCGCACACCGGCGAGGGTGTGGAGGCGCTGTGCGCGTGGCTGCCCGCCGCGAAGACGGGCGTGCTGCTCGGCTCCTCGGGGGTGGGCAAGTCCACGCTCGTCAACCGGCTGCTGGGCGAGGAGCGCCTGGCCACGCAGCCCGTCCGCGAGGACGACAGCCGCGGCCGCCACACCACCACCCACCGCGAGCTGTTCGTGCTCTCCGGCGGAGGGCTCCTCATCGACGGCCCGGGCATGCGCGAGCTGGGCGTGTGGGGCGACGAGGAGGGCGTCGGCCAGGCCTTCGCGGACATCCTCGAGCTGGCCGCCGGGTGCCGCTTCACCGACTGCGAGCACCGGAGCGAGCCGGGCTGCGCGGTGCGGGAAGCCGTGGCGGGGGGCGTGCTCGAGGCCGCGCGGCTCGACAGCTTCGAGAAGCTCCGGCGCGAGCAGGCCCACCAGGTCCGCCAGACGGACCCGCTGGCGCGGCGCGAGCACCGGCGTCAGCTGAGCACCCTCATCGTGTCCGCCAGGAAGTGGGGACGGGCCAAGCGGCGCGGCGACAGCTGA
- a CDS encoding hybrid sensor histidine kinase/response regulator, with the protein MSAAVDVRGVTSPGASPAVLLVEDSAADAIALQRALQPLGVALVCVTSGEEAVQAVERQDFVAVLLDVYLAGTWDGFETARRIRETPGHQAVPLLFMTGSVEDALLPARAYRAGAVDFLHKPLFAEQLTAKVSVFLELWQARERERCDLRAREAHALRRAEAERQRVDALNATLVAHQEWLQSVLQRLPVPLILVERDTARILFANTRADEYWGATFPRAMSEDDYARAFALVDLTGRELAPSEYPAVRAAHGENITGLQLLARTPRGQRAVLVDTAQVPALGERPACAVVTFQDITPLKEAELALRKREVDNARLYQASQQAVRLRDEFLSVASHELRTPLTPIRIKVQALQRQTQAAAGGVLPADKVASVLDTVSTQTRRLGRLVDALLDVSQFSAGRLEIHREPVDLAGLLHEVAASFEADCAKAGCRLDLHAPGTVVGAYDRQRMEQVVSHLLANAVKYGAGRPIHLRLEADGGSARLTVRDEGIGISPEALPRLFGKFERAVSERHYGGLGLGLYLAREIVEAHGGTIRVESQPGLGACFEVALPLGPILG; encoded by the coding sequence TTGAGTGCCGCAGTCGACGTGCGCGGCGTGACATCTCCTGGAGCCAGTCCCGCGGTCCTCCTCGTGGAGGACTCGGCGGCGGATGCCATCGCGCTCCAGCGGGCGCTGCAGCCGCTCGGCGTCGCGCTCGTGTGCGTGACGTCGGGCGAGGAGGCCGTCCAGGCGGTGGAGCGACAGGACTTCGTGGCGGTGCTGCTGGACGTCTACCTGGCGGGCACCTGGGACGGCTTCGAGACGGCGCGGCGCATCCGCGAGACGCCGGGCCACCAGGCCGTGCCGCTGCTCTTCATGACGGGCTCGGTGGAGGACGCGCTGCTGCCCGCGCGTGCCTACCGCGCCGGCGCGGTGGACTTCCTCCACAAGCCCCTCTTCGCGGAACAGCTCACCGCCAAGGTCTCCGTGTTCCTGGAGCTGTGGCAGGCGCGGGAGCGGGAGCGGTGTGACTTGCGCGCCCGCGAGGCGCACGCACTGCGGCGCGCGGAGGCGGAGCGCCAGCGGGTGGATGCCCTCAACGCCACGCTGGTGGCCCACCAGGAGTGGCTCCAGTCCGTCCTGCAGCGGCTGCCCGTGCCCCTCATCCTGGTGGAGCGCGACACGGCCCGCATCCTCTTCGCCAACACCCGGGCCGACGAGTACTGGGGCGCCACCTTCCCCCGGGCGATGTCGGAGGACGACTACGCGCGTGCCTTCGCCCTGGTGGACCTGACGGGCCGAGAGCTTGCCCCCTCGGAGTACCCCGCCGTGCGCGCCGCGCACGGGGAGAACATCACCGGGCTCCAGCTCCTCGCGCGCACGCCCCGGGGGCAGCGGGCCGTGCTGGTGGACACCGCGCAGGTGCCCGCCCTGGGTGAGCGTCCCGCCTGCGCGGTGGTGACCTTCCAGGACATCACCCCCCTGAAGGAGGCCGAGCTCGCGCTGCGCAAGCGCGAGGTGGACAACGCCCGCCTGTACCAGGCCTCGCAGCAGGCGGTGCGCCTGCGCGACGAGTTCCTGTCGGTGGCCAGCCACGAATTGCGCACGCCCCTGACGCCCATCCGCATCAAGGTCCAGGCGCTGCAACGCCAGACGCAGGCCGCGGCCGGAGGCGTGCTCCCCGCGGACAAGGTCGCCTCCGTGCTGGACACGGTGAGCACGCAGACGCGGCGGCTCGGAAGGCTCGTGGACGCGCTCCTGGACGTGTCCCAGTTCAGCGCCGGGCGGCTGGAGATCCACCGAGAGCCGGTGGACCTCGCCGGCCTGCTGCACGAGGTGGCCGCGTCCTTCGAGGCGGACTGCGCGAAGGCGGGCTGCCGCCTGGACCTGCACGCGCCGGGGACGGTGGTGGGTGCGTATGACCGGCAGCGGATGGAGCAGGTCGTCTCCCACCTGCTGGCCAACGCCGTGAAGTACGGCGCGGGCCGGCCCATCCACCTGCGCCTGGAGGCGGACGGTGGGAGCGCGCGACTCACGGTGAGGGACGAGGGCATCGGCATCTCCCCCGAGGCGCTGCCGCGCCTGTTCGGCAAGTTCGAGCGCGCGGTGTCCGAGCGCCACTACGGCGGCCTGGGCCTGGGCCTCTACCTCGCCCGCGAAATCGTCGAGGCCCACGGCGGCACCATCCGCGTGGAGAGCCAGCCCGGCCTGGGGGCCTGCTTCGAGGTGGCCCTGCCGCTCGGCCCGATTCTTGGCTGA
- a CDS encoding APC family permease — protein sequence MTTPPSAPPADLGMKRAVSRWEIVGFSINDVIGSGVYLLPAAAAANLGSASVGAIVLAGLGVFLLVLCFAEAASYFDRPGSAYVYTREAFGDLVGFEVGWMTWLARVSSVASLSAGFARALAYLLPQVNDGVGRGLAIALPLLLLTAINVVGVKSGARTAVFLAITKTVPLLLFIGVGLFAMSWEQATSVVPKADGSLGAAVLLLLFAYAGFENTAAPAGEFKNPKRDVPFALVVQIGVVTFIYTAVQWVALGTLPGVVVAKTPLADAAARFLGGWGGLLMTVGAVLSILGTNSNTVLAGPRYLYALARDGFGPAPLASLHPRFRTPTVAILTQTAIALPLAFSGSFEVLATLSVVARLATYFGTAMAIPVLRRKLPQQPGAFRIPGGPVVPIAAASLCVVFALSAQPRNLIAGAIALVVGGALYALRSPARTAAPE from the coding sequence ATGACGACACCCCCTTCCGCGCCCCCCGCGGACCTCGGCATGAAGCGCGCGGTCTCCCGCTGGGAAATCGTGGGCTTCTCCATCAACGATGTCATCGGCAGCGGCGTGTACCTGCTGCCCGCGGCGGCGGCGGCGAACCTCGGCTCGGCGAGCGTGGGCGCCATCGTCCTCGCGGGGCTGGGCGTCTTCCTGCTGGTGCTCTGCTTCGCGGAGGCGGCGAGCTACTTCGACCGGCCCGGCAGCGCCTACGTCTACACGCGCGAGGCCTTCGGCGACCTGGTGGGGTTCGAGGTGGGGTGGATGACGTGGCTGGCCCGCGTGTCCTCGGTGGCGTCGCTCTCCGCGGGCTTCGCGCGGGCGCTGGCCTACCTGTTGCCGCAGGTGAATGACGGCGTGGGGCGCGGGCTGGCCATCGCCCTGCCGCTGCTGTTGCTCACCGCCATCAACGTCGTGGGCGTGAAGTCCGGGGCGCGCACGGCCGTCTTCCTGGCGATTACGAAGACGGTGCCGCTGCTGCTCTTCATCGGCGTGGGACTGTTCGCCATGTCCTGGGAGCAGGCGACGTCCGTGGTGCCCAAGGCGGACGGCAGCCTGGGCGCGGCGGTGCTGCTGCTCCTCTTCGCCTACGCGGGCTTCGAGAACACGGCCGCGCCCGCGGGCGAGTTCAAGAATCCGAAGCGCGACGTGCCCTTCGCGCTGGTGGTGCAGATTGGCGTCGTCACCTTCATCTACACCGCGGTGCAGTGGGTGGCGCTGGGCACGCTGCCGGGCGTGGTGGTCGCGAAGACGCCGCTGGCGGACGCGGCCGCGCGTTTCCTCGGGGGTTGGGGCGGGCTGCTGATGACGGTGGGAGCGGTGCTCTCCATCCTGGGCACCAACAGCAACACGGTGCTCGCGGGGCCGCGCTACCTGTACGCGCTGGCCCGCGACGGCTTCGGCCCCGCGCCGCTCGCGTCCCTGCACCCGCGCTTCCGCACGCCGACGGTGGCCATCCTCACCCAGACGGCCATTGCCCTGCCGCTGGCCTTCTCCGGCTCGTTCGAGGTGCTCGCCACACTGTCGGTGGTGGCCCGGCTGGCCACCTACTTCGGCACCGCCATGGCCATCCCCGTGCTGCGGCGCAAGCTGCCCCAGCAGCCGGGCGCGTTCCGAATCCCCGGCGGGCCGGTGGTGCCCATCGCCGCCGCCTCGCTGTGCGTCGTCTTCGCCTTGAGCGCCCAGCCGCGCAACCTCATCGCCGGGGCCATTGCCCTCGTGGTGGGCGGCGCGCTGTACGCGCTGCGCAGCCCCGCTCGGACGGCGGCACCGGAGTAG
- a CDS encoding QsdR family transcriptional regulator, with translation MKSPRALKRRAAPEAPERPAPPSRRARVPVRPTPLARRLEAPSKATPQDLFALALAWWRQGERFDIGRMAQALGVSRATVFRWVGSRELLYGEVISSLFEGALAAARQGARGEGPELIADVTRRLFELLVTDAPLRRFVQQDAEYAMRILMSRSSTVEQRCAASIRASLEEAVKQGHLRPVMDLDALAYVIIRIGESFLYRDAITGDPVDVESAITAIRLLLTVEKQDVRWKGR, from the coding sequence GTGAAGTCACCCCGCGCGCTCAAGCGCCGCGCCGCGCCCGAGGCTCCGGAGCGTCCGGCCCCGCCGTCCCGCCGCGCGCGCGTGCCCGTCCGGCCCACTCCGCTGGCGCGGCGGCTGGAGGCGCCCTCGAAGGCCACGCCCCAGGACCTCTTCGCCCTGGCGCTGGCCTGGTGGAGGCAGGGCGAGCGCTTCGACATCGGCCGCATGGCGCAGGCGCTGGGCGTCAGCCGCGCCACGGTGTTCCGCTGGGTGGGCAGCCGCGAATTGCTCTACGGCGAGGTCATCTCCTCGCTGTTCGAGGGGGCCCTCGCCGCCGCCCGTCAAGGCGCGCGTGGCGAGGGGCCGGAGCTCATCGCGGACGTCACCCGGCGGCTGTTCGAGTTGCTGGTGACGGACGCGCCGCTGCGCCGCTTCGTCCAGCAGGACGCCGAGTACGCCATGCGCATCCTGATGTCGCGCAGCAGCACGGTGGAGCAGCGCTGCGCCGCGAGCATCCGCGCGTCGCTGGAGGAGGCCGTGAAGCAGGGCCACCTGAGGCCGGTGATGGACCTGGACGCGCTGGCCTACGTCATCATCCGCATCGGCGAGTCCTTCCTCTACCGCGACGCGATTACAGGCGACCCGGTGGACGTGGAGTCCGCCATCACCGCCATCCGGCTCCTCCTCACCGTGGAGAAGCAGGACGTGCGGTGGAAGGGCCGCTGA
- a CDS encoding SDR family NAD(P)-dependent oxidoreductase, with the protein MKTVKNRVAAITGAGSGIGRATAVLLARNGCDVALSDVNEQGLRETADQCRTHGVRVDAARVDVAKREAVHAWADAVVQTLGAVHVVINNAGVALGATIEDTRYEDFEWLMNINFWGVVYGTKAFLPHLRAAGEGHIVNVSSVFGLIGVPTQGAYNAAKFAVKGFTEALRQELEVESVPIGVTCVHPGGIKTNIARSARVTHRKGWTDERSTSDFEKSFSTTPEKAASDILSAILKNRRRQLIGGDAVFIDLMQRMLPTLYQRLVVAGARRRRRKLLESAT; encoded by the coding sequence ATGAAGACGGTGAAGAACAGAGTCGCCGCGATTACCGGTGCGGGCTCGGGCATTGGCCGGGCGACTGCGGTGCTGCTGGCGCGCAACGGCTGCGACGTCGCGCTGTCCGACGTGAACGAGCAGGGCCTGCGGGAGACGGCGGACCAGTGCCGCACGCACGGCGTGCGCGTGGACGCGGCGCGGGTGGATGTCGCGAAGCGCGAGGCCGTGCATGCCTGGGCGGACGCGGTGGTGCAGACGCTGGGCGCGGTCCACGTCGTCATCAACAACGCGGGCGTCGCCCTGGGCGCCACCATCGAGGACACCCGGTACGAGGACTTCGAGTGGCTGATGAACATCAACTTCTGGGGCGTGGTGTACGGCACCAAGGCCTTCCTCCCGCACCTGCGCGCGGCGGGCGAGGGCCACATCGTCAACGTCTCCAGCGTGTTCGGCCTCATCGGCGTGCCCACGCAGGGCGCGTACAACGCCGCCAAGTTCGCGGTGAAGGGCTTCACCGAGGCGCTGCGCCAGGAGCTGGAGGTGGAGTCCGTCCCCATTGGCGTCACCTGCGTGCACCCCGGCGGCATCAAGACCAACATCGCCCGCAGCGCCCGGGTGACGCACCGCAAGGGCTGGACGGACGAGCGCTCCACCAGCGACTTCGAGAAGTCCTTCTCCACCACGCCGGAGAAGGCCGCCTCGGACATCCTCTCCGCCATCCTCAAGAATCGTCGGCGCCAGCTCATCGGTGGTGACGCCGTCTTCATCGACCTCATGCAGCGGATGTTGCCCACGCTGTACCAGCGCCTGGTGGTGGCGGGGGCCCGGCGCCGGCGGCGCAAGCTGCTGGAGAGCGCCACGTGA
- a CDS encoding flavin-containing monooxygenase — MPTRRPPHFHIAIAGSGFGGLGMAIRLKQSGLQDFVIFERSHDVGGVWRDNAYPGCACDVQSHLYSFSFAPNPAWSRAFSPQGEIQAYLRDCADRFGIRPHVRFHHALQEARWDDAQQRWHLQTSEGPYTADVFISAVGGLSEPAIPNLPGLARFQGKVMHSARWDSGYALAGRRVAVIGTGASAIQFVPAIQPQVGRLLLFQRTPPWVMPRMDRPISERMRRLYQRLPGAQRLLRGAIYALRELMALGFMHPWILELAQRRALRHLARSVPDPVLRAKVTPKYTLGCKRVLVSDDYLPVLSQPNVDIITDGIREVREHAIVTADGTEHAVDAIIFGTGFQVTDMPIARHIHGRDGRSLVEAWGGTMKAHLGTTVSGFPNLFMLLGPNTGLGHTSVILMIESQIDHVLGALRYLEGRGLAAVEPTPEAQADFNQQLDTRMSGTVWMRGGCVSWYLDATGRNSTLWPGFTFTYRRRVERFEPSEYVAIFPHRRGPAALPAPWPLPERASPVSMRIPTRVTEGSP, encoded by the coding sequence GTGCCCACGCGACGTCCCCCCCACTTCCACATCGCCATCGCGGGAAGTGGCTTCGGCGGCCTCGGCATGGCCATTCGCCTCAAGCAGTCCGGGCTCCAGGACTTCGTCATCTTCGAGCGCTCCCACGACGTGGGTGGCGTCTGGCGTGACAACGCGTACCCGGGCTGCGCGTGCGATGTGCAGTCCCACCTCTACTCGTTCTCCTTCGCGCCCAACCCGGCCTGGTCCCGGGCCTTCTCGCCGCAGGGGGAAATCCAAGCCTACCTGCGCGACTGCGCGGACCGCTTCGGCATCCGGCCGCACGTGCGCTTCCACCACGCCCTCCAGGAGGCCCGGTGGGATGACGCGCAGCAGCGCTGGCATCTCCAGACGTCCGAGGGCCCCTACACCGCGGACGTCTTCATCTCCGCGGTGGGGGGCCTGAGCGAGCCCGCCATTCCCAACCTGCCCGGCCTGGCGCGCTTCCAGGGCAAGGTGATGCACTCGGCGCGGTGGGATTCTGGCTACGCGCTCGCGGGCCGGCGGGTGGCCGTCATCGGTACAGGGGCCTCGGCCATCCAGTTCGTCCCGGCCATCCAACCGCAGGTGGGCCGGCTGCTCCTCTTCCAGCGCACCCCGCCCTGGGTGATGCCCAGGATGGACCGCCCCATCAGCGAGCGGATGCGGCGGCTGTACCAGCGCCTGCCGGGTGCGCAGCGCCTGCTACGCGGCGCCATCTACGCGCTGCGCGAGTTGATGGCGCTCGGCTTCATGCACCCGTGGATTCTGGAGCTGGCCCAGCGGCGCGCGCTCAGGCATCTGGCGCGCTCCGTCCCCGACCCGGTGCTGCGCGCGAAGGTGACGCCGAAGTACACCCTGGGGTGCAAGCGCGTCCTCGTCTCGGATGACTACCTGCCCGTGCTCTCCCAGCCGAATGTCGACATCATCACCGACGGCATCCGCGAGGTGCGCGAGCACGCCATCGTCACGGCGGACGGCACCGAGCACGCCGTGGACGCCATCATCTTCGGCACCGGCTTCCAGGTGACGGACATGCCCATCGCCCGCCACATCCACGGGCGCGACGGGCGCTCGCTGGTGGAGGCGTGGGGCGGCACCATGAAGGCGCACCTGGGCACCACCGTCAGCGGCTTCCCCAACCTCTTCATGCTGCTGGGGCCCAACACGGGGCTGGGCCACACCTCCGTCATCCTGATGATTGAGAGCCAGATTGACCACGTGCTCGGCGCGCTGCGCTACCTGGAGGGCCGGGGCCTGGCCGCGGTGGAGCCCACGCCCGAGGCCCAGGCCGACTTCAACCAGCAGCTCGACACGCGCATGTCCGGGACGGTGTGGATGCGGGGCGGCTGCGTGAGCTGGTACCTGGACGCCACGGGGCGCAACTCCACCCTCTGGCCGGGCTTCACCTTCACCTACCGGCGGCGCGTGGAGCGCTTCGAGCCCTCCGAGTACGTGGCCATCTTTCCGCATCGCCGCGGGCCCGCCGCGCTCCCCGCGCCGTGGCCCCTGCCCGAGCGAGCGTCCCCGGTGTCGATGCGAATCCCCACGCGAGTCACGGAAGGCAGCCCATGA
- a CDS encoding FBP domain-containing protein: MFRFENDRALIESFRSRDRRVIEMPEGITFPLFVRDYLAWTETSGARVYLIFSAPGSRKPIGIIFRREPPGGEPTYRMCEWCHSYGSSSEVGMLTTDVDNKRRVGVTLCNDLRCKEKLEDAADRSGRHPLQFLEQLNARMFRFAHEALGIESPPQPAV; encoded by the coding sequence GTGTTTCGATTCGAGAACGACCGGGCGCTCATCGAGTCCTTCCGCTCGCGAGACCGCCGGGTCATCGAGATGCCCGAGGGCATCACCTTCCCGCTCTTCGTCCGGGACTACCTCGCCTGGACGGAGACGTCCGGCGCGCGCGTGTACCTCATCTTCTCCGCGCCCGGCAGCCGCAAGCCCATTGGCATCATCTTCCGCCGCGAGCCGCCCGGCGGGGAGCCGACCTACCGCATGTGCGAGTGGTGCCACAGCTACGGCTCGTCCAGCGAGGTGGGCATGCTCACCACCGACGTGGACAACAAGCGCCGCGTCGGCGTGACGCTCTGCAATGACCTGCGCTGCAAGGAGAAGCTGGAGGACGCGGCGGACCGCTCCGGACGCCACCCGCTCCAGTTCCTGGAGCAGCTCAACGCGCGCATGTTCCGCTTCGCACACGAGGCGCTCGGCATCGAGTCCCCGCCGCAGCCCGCGGTGTAG
- a CDS encoding alpha/beta fold hydrolase: protein MNAPSVSRTATVEGMQLHYRVWGEGPPLVLLHGFTGAGEDWRHAFDLDALAARYQLIVPDLRGHGRSNNPEDTFTVRQCATDVLALLDSLGISRFRAVGLSLGGNTLLHIATRVPARVERMVIVSSPPYYPAQARRIMALLTEETRTPAEWAEMRARHALGDEQIRALWRHGRGFADSYDDMNFTPPYLATITAPTLIVYGDRDPLYPVELGLELYRAIPQSRLWVVPGGGHGPIFLEHRAAFAQTALAFLGEDAALPA from the coding sequence ATGAACGCACCGTCCGTCTCGCGCACGGCCACCGTCGAAGGCATGCAGCTGCACTACCGGGTGTGGGGGGAAGGGCCTCCGCTCGTGTTGCTGCACGGCTTCACCGGCGCGGGCGAGGACTGGAGGCATGCCTTCGACCTCGACGCGCTCGCGGCGCGGTACCAGCTCATCGTGCCGGACCTGCGCGGCCATGGGCGGAGCAACAACCCGGAGGACACCTTCACCGTGCGCCAGTGCGCGACGGATGTGCTCGCGCTGCTGGACTCCCTGGGCATCTCGCGCTTCCGCGCCGTGGGCCTGAGCCTGGGTGGCAACACGCTCCTGCACATCGCCACGCGGGTGCCTGCGCGCGTGGAGCGGATGGTCATCGTGTCGAGCCCGCCCTACTACCCCGCCCAGGCCCGCCGCATCATGGCCCTGCTGACGGAGGAGACGCGGACGCCGGCCGAGTGGGCCGAAATGCGCGCGCGGCACGCGCTGGGGGATGAGCAGATTCGCGCGCTGTGGCGACATGGGCGTGGCTTCGCGGACAGCTACGACGACATGAACTTCACGCCGCCGTACCTGGCCACCATCACCGCGCCCACGCTCATCGTGTACGGCGACCGTGATCCGCTCTACCCCGTGGAGCTGGGGCTGGAGCTGTACCGCGCCATTCCCCAGTCACGCCTGTGGGTGGTTCCCGGAGGGGGACATGGCCCCATCTTCCTGGAGCACCGAGCCGCCTTCGCACAGACGGCGCTCGCGTTCCTCGGCGAGGACGCCGCCCTACCCGCTTGA